A stretch of Haloprofundus halophilus DNA encodes these proteins:
- a CDS encoding FkbM family methyltransferase: MSGRIDGGLRRAQYSLRYVVFSAYYAAVRRNHRHGWYAPKKRVGSASFRSYELVNKHGDDALLRRLLRACEPGDVVYDVGANTGVYSLAVAANEPTARVVAFEPNPDVAAQLRANVARNGFGDRITVREEGVGDRTEIRRFHRSTYDELGSFDARNAGAWEASVRDEVDVHVVALDDIVEGIGAGDKDGDEDGDLPSPDHLKIDVEGYGLEVLRGARETLRSVRPTVYFEPHREGGEDRTDEVASLLRSLGYRIRARPGAWLCVPTADEVAETTD; encoded by the coding sequence ATGAGCGGGCGCATCGACGGTGGGCTTCGACGGGCGCAGTACAGCCTCCGGTACGTCGTCTTCTCGGCGTACTACGCAGCCGTCCGTCGCAACCACCGGCACGGATGGTACGCACCGAAGAAACGCGTCGGGTCCGCGAGCTTTCGGAGTTACGAACTCGTCAACAAACACGGCGACGACGCGTTGCTACGCCGACTCCTCCGCGCCTGCGAACCCGGCGACGTCGTCTACGACGTGGGCGCGAACACCGGTGTCTACTCGCTGGCCGTCGCCGCCAACGAACCCACCGCCCGCGTCGTCGCTTTCGAACCGAATCCGGACGTCGCCGCGCAACTCCGGGCGAACGTCGCCCGCAACGGGTTCGGAGACCGCATCACCGTCCGCGAGGAGGGTGTGGGCGACCGGACCGAAATCCGCCGGTTCCACCGCTCCACGTACGACGAACTCGGGTCGTTCGACGCCCGAAACGCCGGGGCGTGGGAGGCGAGCGTCCGCGACGAGGTCGACGTTCACGTCGTCGCCCTCGACGACATCGTCGAAGGAATCGGCGCGGGCGATAAAGACGGAGACGAAGACGGCGACCTTCCCTCGCCGGACCACCTCAAAATCGACGTCGAGGGGTACGGGTTGGAGGTGCTCCGGGGCGCGCGCGAGACGCTTCGCTCGGTGCGGCCGACCGTCTACTTCGAACCGCACAGGGAAGGCGGCGAGGACCGAACCGACGAAGTCGCGTCGCTGCTGCGGTCGCTCGGCTACCGGATTCGAGCGCGGCCCGGGGCGTGGCTCTGCGTTCCGACCGCGGACGAAGTAGCGGAGACGACCGACTAA
- a CDS encoding NAD-dependent epimerase/dehydratase family protein produces MSDTSDSDSALVVGGTRFIGRHVVDDLLENGYEVTIFNRGNHENPFADDDRVGRVEGDRTNRADLERARDEAEPNIVVDCVAYKPEDVEAAVDVFADVDGYVYISSGSAYGSEEIPKREGVTELCDCTPEQAEDDSAESYGPRKAEGDRVIFEAAERGVNATSVRPCIVYGPHDYTERLDYWLDRVDNYDRVVVPGDGTNIWHRAYVEDVASALRIVAESGEPGEAYNVGDQRLVTLEEMVEVVADAADTEIEVVHAGERELAAADLEPTDFVLYRPYPHVLDTNKLASLGWESTPVDEAMRRTVKEHRESDRDGSEHDPGRDAEERVLGVLDTI; encoded by the coding sequence ATGAGCGACACGAGCGACTCGGATTCAGCACTCGTCGTCGGCGGGACGCGCTTCATCGGCCGGCACGTCGTCGACGACCTTCTGGAGAACGGTTACGAGGTCACCATCTTCAACCGCGGCAACCACGAGAACCCCTTCGCCGACGACGACCGGGTCGGTCGCGTCGAGGGCGACCGAACCAACCGAGCGGACCTCGAACGCGCCCGCGACGAGGCGGAGCCGAACATCGTCGTCGACTGCGTCGCGTACAAACCCGAGGACGTTGAAGCGGCGGTCGACGTGTTCGCCGACGTCGACGGCTACGTCTACATCTCCAGCGGGAGCGCCTACGGCAGCGAGGAGATTCCCAAACGCGAGGGCGTCACCGAACTCTGCGACTGCACGCCCGAGCAAGCCGAGGACGACTCCGCCGAGAGCTACGGCCCCCGGAAAGCCGAGGGTGACCGCGTAATCTTCGAGGCCGCGGAGCGCGGCGTCAACGCCACCTCGGTCCGTCCGTGCATCGTCTACGGACCGCACGACTACACAGAGCGACTCGACTACTGGCTGGACCGCGTCGACAACTACGACCGCGTCGTCGTACCGGGCGACGGCACGAACATCTGGCACCGCGCGTACGTCGAGGACGTGGCGAGCGCGCTCCGCATCGTCGCCGAGTCGGGCGAACCCGGCGAAGCGTACAACGTCGGCGACCAACGACTCGTCACGCTCGAAGAGATGGTGGAGGTCGTCGCCGACGCCGCGGACACCGAGATAGAGGTCGTCCACGCGGGCGAGCGCGAACTCGCCGCCGCGGACCTCGAACCGACCGATTTCGTCCTCTACCGACCGTACCCGCACGTCCTCGACACGAACAAGCTCGCCTCACTGGGTTGGGAGTCGACGCCGGTCGACGAGGCGATGCGTCGAACCGTGAAGGAACACCGCGAGAGCGACCGCGACGGCTCCGAACACGACCCCGGCCGCGACGCCGAAGAGCGGGTGCTGGGCGTGTTGGACACGATATAA
- a CDS encoding ferritin-like domain-containing protein, whose translation MSVGHRVGSDHQLARLLQIGIVLEEVVEARAYHHYQSLSADERELDAEIEQLLEHAAEESADHRQRLEAIIDELDAESIPFEDIETLVEARYGKTKPDDFDGVLYDQLCNEETAYKFYDDLIEGIEASDASFSIERERLLSVLRDIRAEEAEGVEEVTKIMETRE comes from the coding sequence GTGAGCGTCGGCCACCGCGTAGGCTCGGACCACCAACTCGCACGCCTGCTACAGATCGGAATCGTGCTCGAAGAGGTGGTCGAAGCGCGCGCGTACCACCACTACCAGTCCCTGTCCGCCGACGAGCGCGAACTCGACGCGGAGATAGAGCAGTTGCTGGAGCACGCCGCCGAGGAGTCCGCCGACCACCGCCAGCGACTGGAAGCGATCATCGACGAGCTCGACGCCGAGAGCATCCCGTTCGAGGACATCGAGACGCTCGTCGAAGCGCGCTACGGGAAGACGAAACCCGACGACTTCGACGGCGTCCTCTACGATCAGCTCTGTAACGAAGAGACCGCCTACAAGTTCTACGACGACCTCATCGAGGGAATCGAAGCCAGCGACGCGTCGTTCTCTATCGAACGAGAGCGTCTGCTCTCGGTCCTCCGCGACATCCGCGCCGAAGAAGCCGAGGGCGTCGAAGAGGTGACGAAAATCATGGAGACACGAGAATGA
- a CDS encoding HD domain-containing protein: MGVEIKETEVTEEQFEEMKQFVYDYLAASVENEDDGGRMRWYPWHSADYRFNHIINVVALATHIAERENADVDVVAVASLFHDIAKLDADQDVHAEEGARVAREYLSSHGEFPQSFIDEVCQAIEDHSYQGPLSDVSLETQCLMEADILDKVGANGTALMLLRMGYEARTHMDAAEMVERVLQRGVDASRRIESDTAESVAHRRLKRVKWFREWLEEEVPEMNHERFGF; the protein is encoded by the coding sequence GTGGGGGTCGAGATAAAAGAGACGGAGGTTACAGAGGAACAGTTCGAGGAGATGAAGCAGTTCGTCTACGACTACCTCGCCGCCAGCGTCGAGAACGAGGACGACGGCGGACGGATGCGGTGGTACCCGTGGCACAGCGCCGACTACCGCTTCAACCACATCATCAACGTCGTCGCGCTCGCGACCCACATCGCCGAGCGCGAGAACGCCGACGTCGACGTCGTCGCCGTCGCGTCGCTGTTTCACGACATCGCGAAACTCGACGCCGACCAGGACGTCCACGCCGAAGAAGGCGCGCGCGTCGCCCGCGAGTACCTCTCCTCGCACGGCGAGTTCCCGCAGTCGTTCATCGACGAGGTCTGCCAGGCCATCGAGGACCACTCGTATCAGGGACCGCTCTCGGACGTGTCGCTGGAGACGCAGTGTCTGATGGAGGCCGACATCCTCGACAAAGTCGGCGCGAACGGCACGGCGCTCATGCTGCTCCGGATGGGCTACGAGGCCCGAACGCACATGGACGCCGCCGAGATGGTCGAGCGCGTCCTCCAGCGCGGCGTCGACGCCTCCCGTCGCATCGAGAGCGACACCGCAGAGAGCGTCGCCCACCGCCGCCTGAAGCGCGTCAAGTGGTTCCGCGAGTGGCTCGAGGAGGAAGTGCCCGAGATGAACCACGAGCGGTTCGGGTTCTGA
- a CDS encoding NAD-dependent epimerase/dehydratase family protein encodes MKTALRLGGTRFVGRNTVEELLGRHHDATTFTRGARGDPFADRAGVSHVPGDRTRRKGARRGGERP; translated from the coding sequence ATGAAAACCGCTCTCCGTCTCGGCGGGACGCGCTTCGTCGGCCGCAACACCGTCGAGGAACTGCTCGGCCGCCACCACGACGCGACGACGTTCACTCGCGGCGCTCGCGGCGACCCCTTCGCCGACCGCGCGGGCGTCTCGCACGTCCCCGGCGACCGAACACGTCGAAAGGGGGCGCGGCGGGGCGGAGAACGGCCCTGA
- a CDS encoding DUF7522 family protein codes for MASRPSDDFADSIVYLVRTALGDALRSVIYFTPDEFEVLYLRSGLYADDPSRVRSVKEPLVENERLGFSSQETYQDLFGDESTEPDIGEYEYTIRVFSKGFVCRVLVDDHGVIVTTDELDIAEFEAQAVSLRSLLATENRT; via the coding sequence ATGGCGTCGAGACCCAGTGACGACTTCGCCGACAGCATCGTCTACCTCGTGCGGACTGCGCTCGGCGATGCACTCCGCAGTGTCATCTACTTCACGCCCGACGAGTTCGAGGTGCTGTACCTCCGCTCGGGGCTCTACGCGGACGACCCTTCGCGCGTCCGCTCGGTGAAGGAACCGCTCGTCGAGAACGAACGCCTCGGCTTCTCCTCGCAGGAGACGTACCAGGACCTGTTCGGCGACGAGTCGACCGAACCCGACATCGGCGAGTACGAGTACACTATCCGCGTCTTCTCGAAGGGGTTCGTCTGTCGCGTACTCGTCGACGACCACGGCGTCATCGTCACGACCGACGAGTTAGACATCGCCGAGTTCGAGGCGCAGGCGGTGAGCCTTCGGTCGCTGCTCGCGACTGAGAACCGAACCTAA
- a CDS encoding alanyl-tRNA editing protein: MTELLYLDDTDAREFEATVERVLDDRVVLDRTAFYPTGGGQPNDTGTLTLAGDEPGDEARTWTVTDVSKKDTVYHTLSEEPPEVGATVTGRLYWERRYSHMKYHTAQHLLSALLLSEYDAETTGNQLYADRAYLDCAYERFDEADLADIEARMNDLVDDAMAVRWYVMDREEAEATLDPERTRLHLLPDSITEIRLVEIGPEDDPYDRTACAGTHVENTDELGTVEVTGRETKGGEKERVKFRLV; the protein is encoded by the coding sequence ATGACCGAGTTGCTGTATCTCGACGACACCGACGCCCGCGAGTTCGAGGCGACAGTCGAACGCGTCCTCGACGACCGAGTCGTCCTCGACCGCACCGCGTTCTACCCGACCGGCGGCGGTCAACCGAACGACACCGGGACGCTCACCCTCGCCGGCGACGAACCGGGCGACGAGGCGCGGACGTGGACCGTCACCGACGTCTCGAAGAAAGACACGGTGTACCACACGCTGTCGGAGGAGCCACCCGAGGTAGGGGCGACGGTCACCGGCCGACTATACTGGGAGCGCCGGTACTCGCACATGAAGTATCACACGGCCCAACACCTCCTCTCTGCGCTCCTGCTCTCGGAGTACGACGCCGAGACGACCGGCAATCAACTGTACGCCGACCGCGCGTACCTCGACTGCGCCTACGAGCGTTTCGACGAGGCGGACCTCGCCGACATCGAGGCGCGGATGAACGATCTCGTCGACGACGCGATGGCCGTCCGCTGGTACGTCATGGACCGCGAGGAGGCCGAAGCGACGCTCGACCCCGAGCGGACCCGCCTCCACCTCCTGCCGGACTCCATCACCGAGATTCGGCTGGTCGAAATCGGCCCCGAGGACGACCCGTACGACCGGACCGCCTGCGCGGGCACCCACGTCGAGAACACCGACGAGCTCGGCACCGTCGAAGTCACGGGCCGGGAGACGAAAGGCGGCGAGAAAGAGCGCGTGAAGTTCCGGCTGGTTTAG
- the sufD gene encoding Fe-S cluster assembly protein SufD, giving the protein MSVQLPSSLSEDTIREISEERDEPEWLLQRRLDAFEALDELPLPDVIQTPGRRWTNLEALDFETLVDPLNQSDETERTAEGDAVVLPFTEALDEHEELVREHFGTVLDPQHNYLTALSAALFTTGTFVYVPEGVDAGDVKIRAEMNSRSLFSQTLVVTEESASTTILEGTETGTGSEEIEGERYFSNLVEVAAGENSYVQYGSLQNLDEETYHFTLKRGHAGTYATINWIEGNLGSRLTRSDVETNLVGDSSETKIVGAFFGHNDQHFDVNARVWHEAEHTTADLVTRGVLDDEARSVYEGVQDVGEDAWDTSSYQRENTLMLSDESEADASPKLIIHNHDTEASHSATVGQVDREELFYMTSRSIDPETARNMLVEGFFVPVLEEIEVDEFRDDLDDLIVQRLD; this is encoded by the coding sequence ATGAGCGTGCAACTGCCATCCAGCCTCTCGGAGGACACCATCCGCGAGATCTCCGAGGAGCGAGACGAACCGGAGTGGCTGCTCCAGCGACGCCTCGACGCGTTCGAGGCGCTCGACGAACTCCCGCTGCCGGACGTCATCCAGACGCCCGGCCGCCGCTGGACGAACCTCGAAGCGCTCGACTTCGAGACTCTCGTCGACCCGCTGAACCAGTCCGACGAGACCGAGCGCACCGCCGAGGGCGACGCCGTCGTCCTCCCCTTCACCGAGGCGCTCGACGAGCACGAGGAACTCGTCCGCGAGCACTTCGGCACGGTGCTCGACCCCCAGCACAACTACCTCACGGCGCTGTCGGCGGCGCTCTTCACCACCGGGACGTTCGTCTACGTCCCCGAGGGCGTCGACGCCGGCGACGTGAAGATCCGCGCGGAGATGAACTCCCGCTCGCTGTTCAGCCAGACGCTCGTCGTCACCGAGGAGTCGGCGTCGACGACGATTCTGGAGGGCACCGAGACGGGGACCGGAAGCGAGGAGATCGAGGGCGAGCGCTACTTCAGCAACCTCGTCGAAGTCGCCGCCGGCGAGAACAGCTACGTCCAGTACGGCTCGCTGCAGAACCTCGACGAGGAGACGTACCACTTCACGCTGAAGCGCGGTCACGCCGGCACGTACGCGACTATCAACTGGATCGAGGGTAACCTCGGCTCCCGACTGACTCGCTCGGACGTGGAGACGAACCTCGTCGGCGACTCCTCGGAGACGAAGATCGTCGGCGCGTTCTTCGGTCACAACGACCAGCACTTCGACGTGAACGCCCGCGTCTGGCACGAGGCCGAGCACACGACCGCCGACCTCGTCACCCGCGGCGTGCTCGACGACGAGGCGCGCTCGGTGTACGAGGGCGTCCAGGACGTCGGCGAGGACGCGTGGGACACGAGTTCCTACCAGCGCGAGAACACGCTGATGCTCTCCGACGAGTCCGAGGCCGACGCCTCGCCGAAGCTCATCATCCACAACCACGACACCGAAGCCAGCCACTCGGCGACGGTCGGACAGGTGGACCGAGAGGAGCTGTTCTACATGACGTCGCGCTCCATCGACCCGGAGACGGCGCGAAACATGCTCGTGGAGGGCTTCTTCGTTCCTGTCCTCGAAGAGATCGAAGTCGACGAGTTCCGCGACGACCTCGACGACCTCATCGTTCAGCGCCTCGACTGA
- a CDS encoding peroxiredoxin family protein, with translation MPDVGDDAPDFELQSTAGESVSLSETLDSGPTVVLVNRGHWCSFCAEQLQTFSEVSYDLWFNEGVDVLPVVTDSVGPVTEMRDRYDLDVQLLADPDGEAAEKYSGTEQTSHGLTGIAATYVIDEDGVVRYEQVADHPADRTYGNWVRYFIRNDYEDPFEG, from the coding sequence ATGCCAGACGTAGGCGACGACGCACCCGACTTCGAGTTGCAGAGCACCGCCGGCGAATCGGTTTCGCTCTCGGAGACGCTCGACTCCGGTCCGACTGTCGTACTCGTGAATCGCGGCCACTGGTGCAGTTTCTGCGCCGAACAGCTCCAGACGTTCAGCGAGGTCTCGTACGACCTCTGGTTCAACGAGGGCGTCGACGTGCTCCCGGTAGTCACCGACTCCGTCGGGCCGGTCACCGAGATGCGCGACCGCTACGACCTCGACGTCCAACTGCTCGCGGACCCCGACGGCGAGGCAGCCGAGAAGTACAGCGGCACCGAGCAGACGAGCCACGGTCTGACCGGCATCGCCGCGACGTACGTTATCGACGAGGACGGCGTCGTCCGGTACGAGCAGGTCGCAGACCACCCCGCCGACCGGACGTACGGCAACTGGGTCCGCTACTTCATCCGCAACGACTACGAGGACCCGTTCGAGGGTTAG
- a CDS encoding metal-dependent transcriptional regulator: protein MNTADQYLKAIYLIQEMEDGPAATGALAKMLDVSPASANEMIGKLEDRGLAEHEKYKGVRLSDEGIVRARDALQTYCIIERFLTNVLEVEDFRGEARELESVIDDTVAERLDTIIDRNSECPDCFDPETDACRYLEVESENLAD from the coding sequence ATGAACACGGCAGACCAGTATCTGAAAGCGATCTACCTCATCCAGGAGATGGAGGACGGCCCGGCGGCGACTGGCGCACTCGCGAAGATGCTCGACGTCAGTCCCGCCAGCGCCAACGAGATGATCGGCAAACTCGAAGACCGCGGCCTCGCCGAGCACGAGAAGTACAAAGGCGTCCGGCTCTCCGACGAGGGAATCGTCCGCGCCCGCGACGCGCTTCAGACGTACTGCATCATCGAGCGGTTTCTCACGAACGTTCTCGAAGTCGAGGACTTCCGAGGGGAGGCCCGCGAGTTGGAGAGCGTCATCGACGACACCGTCGCCGAGCGACTCGACACCATCATCGACCGCAACAGCGAGTGTCCCGACTGCTTCGACCCCGAGACCGACGCCTGTCGGTATCTCGAGGTTGAGTCGGAGAATCTCGCAGACTGA